Proteins encoded by one window of Aphis gossypii isolate Hap1 chromosome X, ASM2018417v2, whole genome shotgun sequence:
- the LOC114125191 gene encoding chitobiosyldiphosphodolichol beta-mannosyltransferase: protein MVKKNVCVVVLGDIGRSPRMQYHAQSLIRQGFNVDIVGYTDSPVLDDLKENATIIGVQKPFPFDEYVPRLIAFLFKVVWQTLTLFWAILVKRKSDIVLVQNPPAIPTLAVCWFYCLLVNAKFIIDWHNYAYSVLALTLGSNAPLVKLSLFYEHFFGRLADSNLCVTKAMKEDLHEKWNIEATTLYDRPGPQFKTITLTEKHYLLEKMKLNDFTELLESGEVRLKSDRPSLLVSSTSWTPDEDFSILLKALQKYDESDDIYPKLVCVITGRGPLKCHYQLMISKLKWNKVLIITPWLENNDYPILLACADLGVCLHASSSGLDLPMKVIDMYGVGLPVCAYDFKCLNELVRHNENGLVFSNENQLAMHIMTWFKNFPLQICEQRTRFCKEINNFRAIDWHTNWMNNAYPIFSNDN from the exons ATGGTAAAGAAAAACGTCTGCGTAGTGGTCTTGGGCGACATAGGTCGAAGCCCAAGGATGCAGTATCATGCGCAATCTTTGATCCGCCAAGGTTTCAACGTTGACATCGTTGGGTACACGGACAGCCCCGTGCTGGACGATCTGAAGGAGAACGCCACGATTATCGGCGTCCAGAAACCGTTTCCGTTTGACGAAT ATGTTCCACGGTTAATTGCATTCCTGTTTAAAGTTGTATGGCAAACATTGACACTATTTTGGGCAATATTGGTGAAACGCAAATCTGACATCGTTCTAGTTCAAAATCCACCTGCAATTCCAACACTTGCTGTTTGCTGGTTTTATTGTTTGCTTGTCAACGCAAAATTTATAATCGATTGGCATAATTATGCATACTCAGTACTTGCTCTGACATTGGGTTCCAATGCACCTTTGGTAAAACTTTCTTTATTCTATGAACACTTTTTTGGCAGACTAGCTGATTCTAATCTTTGTGTAACCAAAGCAATGAAAGAAGACTTACATGAAAAATGGAATATTGA agCTACGACTCTATATGATCGTCCGGGACCacaatttaaaacgataacattaactgaaaaacattatttactagaaaaaatgaaattaaacgaTTTCACTGAGCTATTGGAATCTGGAGAGGTGCGATTAAAATCCGACCGACCTAGTCTACTTGTGTCCAGTACTAGCTGGACCCCAGATGAagatttttcgattttattgAAAGCTCTACAAA AGTACGATGAAAGTGATGATATCTATCCAAAACTCGTGTGTGTTATTACTGGTCGAGGTCCATTAAAGTGTCACTATCAACTtatgatttcaaaattaaagtggaataaagttttaatcatTACACCTTGgcttgaaaataatgattatccAATTCTTTTAG CGTGTGCTGATCTTGGTGTATGCTTACATGCATCCTCGAGCGGCTTAGACTTGCCAATGAAAGTGATTGATATGTACGGTGTTGGTTTACCTGTTTGtgcatatgattttaaatg CCTAAATGAATTGGTTCGACACAACGAAAATGGGCTTGTATTCTCTAATGAAAATCAGCTTGCAATGCATATTATGACATGGTTTAAAAATTTCCCTTTGCAAATCTGTGAACAACGAACTAGATTttgtaaagaaataaataattttcgggCAATTGATTGGCATACTAATTGGATGAATAATGCATATCCAATTTTTTCTAATGACAATTAA